In one Parambassis ranga chromosome 6, fParRan2.1, whole genome shotgun sequence genomic region, the following are encoded:
- the ppfibp1b gene encoding liprin-beta-1b isoform X4 yields MMSDASDMLAAALEQMDGIIAGSKALDYSNGLFDCQSPTSPFMGSLRALHLLEDLRSVLEMMDTEERESLRCQIPDSTADNLVEWLHGHLSNGHISLGSGDHYQERLTRLESDKESLVLQVSVLTDQVEAQGEKIRDLDLCLDEHREKLNATEEMLQQELLCRSSLETQKLELMSEVSNLKLKLNNMEKERLDFDDRFRDSEDLILEINELRYRLTDLESEKLQYEKKLKSTKSLMAKVSSQKIKLGQMQYEKQRKEYKLQAMKEELAMLRRQLEGKDGEMRRLQDDTSFKAIASSSTDPSEKVSHPDETLRKRLKEKHVEVQRMKKAVESLMAANEEKDRKIEELKQSLLRYKKVQDMVMSVQGKKEKTKDNEHVESPGDGSIAFVSANLMSLETENIDVEDMKRRSPDELVSPNGEIEEPSPTPSPSDPERVSESSPTDVESSQDTAKTVSQENLDGSNNEKSTSEDINKVCEKPPVAPSATLPATTEDSFGSRKARSSFGKGFFKVRGGKKTNSTPNLAETERQGTDHLDLAGLPQRSSNSDSTHTLPTTPESRKKSKGIKKLFGKLKRSQSTTFNLDDNLPEGEFKRGGVRATAGPRLGWSRDLQRVNNDVDAPFARWSKDQVCEWLQEQGLGLYVNMARVWISSGQTLLQASQQDLERELGIKHPLHRKKLQLALQALGSEEEDNKGKLDYNWVTRWLDDIGLPQYKTQFDEGRVDGRMLHYMTVDDLLSLKVGSVLHHLSIKRAIQVLRLNNYEPNCLRRRPSDENNITPAEISQWTNHRVMEWLRSVDLAEYAPNLRGSGVHGGLMVLEPRFNVETMALLLNIPPNKTLLRRHLATHFNLLIGSEAQQLKQECLENPDYTLLTATTKVKPKKLSFGNFGSLRKKKQDENEEYVCPMDVEMPKGRSFQKGFELQIYEDDLDRLEQMEDSEGTVRQIGAFSEGIQNLTSMLKDDEFFKEISHSPNPSLTDDDSNA; encoded by the exons atgatgtctgatgcCAGCGACATGTTGGCCGCAGCCCTGGAGCAGATGGATGGCATTATAGCAG GCTCCAAAGCGCTGGACTATTCCAATGGTTTGTTTGACTGCCAGTCGCCTACATCCCCTTTCATGGGTAGTTTACGAGCGCTTCACCTTTTAGAAGACCTGAGGAGCGTCCTGGAGATGATGGACACAGAGGAAAGGGAGAGTCTACGCTGCCAGATCCCCGACTCCACAGCCGACAACCTGGTTGAGTGGCTCCATGGTCATTTG TCAAATGGGCACATCTCTCTGGGTAGTGGTGACCACTACCAGGAAAGGCTTACCCGATTAGAGAGTGATAAAGAGTCTCTGGTTCTTCAG GTGAGTGTGCTCACAGACCAGGTGGAGGCTCAGGGAGAGAAGATTCGTGATCTGGACTTGTGTTTGGATGAGCACAGAGAGAAACTCAACGCCACTGAGGAAATGCTACAacag GAGCTTCTGTGCAGATCTTCTCTGGAGACGCAGAAACTTGAACTGATGTCTGAAGTGTCCAACCTCAAGTTGAAGCTGAACAACATGGAAAAGGAGAGACTGGACTTTGATGACAGATTTAGGGACAGTGAG GATTTGATCCTTGAAATTAATGAACTGCGGTACAGACTAACAGACCTGGAGAGTGAAAAATTACAGTATGAAAAGAAACTTAAATCCACAAAG TCACTTATGGCTAAGGTTTCTAGCCAGAAAATCAAACTGGGCCAGATGCAGTATGAGAAACAGAGGAAGGAGTACAAACTCCAGGCTATGAAG GAGGAGCTTGCCATGCTGAGGAGGCAGCTGGAGGGCAAAGACGGAGAGATGAGGAGGCTTCAGGATGACACAAGCTTCAAAGCTATCGCCTCGAGCAGCACAGATCCCTCAGAGAAAG TCTCTCATCCAGATGAAACTCTTAGAAAGAGGCTGAAAGAAAAAC ATGTGGAAGTGCAGAGAATGAAAAAGGCAGTTGAGTCATTGATGGCAGCGAATGAAGAAAAG GATCGTAAGATTGAAGAGCTAAAGCAGTCGCTTCTGCGTTACAAGAAAGTTCAAGACATGGTGATGTCGGTGCAAGGAAAGAAAG aaaaaacaaaagacaacgAGCATGTGGAGAGTCCGGGTGATGGATCCATTGCTTTTGTTTCTGCCAATTTAATGTctctggagacagaaaatatagATGTTGAAGACATGAAAAGAAGAAGCCCGGATGAG CTGGTGAGCCCTAATGGAGAGATTGAAGAGCCTTCGCCCACACCGAGCCCTTCTGATCCAGAGCGAGTATCGGAGTCCTCACCAACAGATGTAGAAAG CAGCCAGGATACTGCCAAGACTGTGAGCCAGGAAAACCTAGATGGGAGTAATAATGAGAAG AGTACCAGTGAAGACATCAATAAAGTGTGTGAAAAGCCTCCCGTGGCTCCCTCTGCCACCCTGCCTGCCACCACAGAGGACAGCTTTGGCTCTAGAAAGGCTCGTTCATCCTTTGGAAAGGGCTTCTTTAAGGTCCGCGGTGGCAAGAAGACAAACAGTACCCCTAACCTAG CTGAAACTGAACGGCAGGGCACTGACCACCTGGATCTGGCTGGGCTGCCACAGAGGTCATCTAAcagtgacagcacacacactctgcccaccacaccagaaagcaggaaaaaatCTAAAGGAATAAAGAAACTGTTTGGAAA gcTTAAAAGGAGCCAGTCTACCACTTTTAACCTGGACGACAACCTACCAGAGGGTGAGTTCAAGCGGGGAGGAGTCCGTGCCACAGCAGGACCCAGATTGGGCTGGTCTCGTGACCTCCAACGAGTCAACAA TGACGTGGACGCTCCCTTTGCACGCTGGTCAAAGGATCAGGTTTGTGAGTGGCTGCAGGAGCAGGGTCTTGGCCTTTATGTAAACATGGCTCGTGTGTGGATCTCCTCTGGACAGACACTGCTACAGGCTTCCCAGCAGGACCTGGAGCGG GAGCTGGGCATCAAACACCCGCTGCACAGAAAGAAGCTTCAGCTGGCTCTGCAGGCTCTtggctcagaggaggaggataataAAGGAAAGCTGGACTATAATTGGGTAACAA GATGGCTGGATGACATCGGTCTGCCTCAGTATAAAACCCAGTTTGATGAAGGGAGGGTTGATGGTCGCATGCTGCACTACATGACAGTG GATGACCTGCTCTCTCTGAAGGTCGGAAGTGTTCTGCATCACCTCAGCATTAAGAGAGCCATTCAAGTTCTCCGACTCAACAACTACGAGCCAAATTGTTTGCGTCGTAGGCCATCAGACGAG AACAACATTACCCCTGCAGAGATTTCACAGTGGACCAACCACAGGGTGATGGAGTGGCTGCGGTCTGTGGACCTCGCAGAATACGCTCCCAACCTGAGAGGCAGCGGCGTGCATGGAGGCTTAATG GTGCTGGAACCACGGTTCAATGTGGAAACCATGGCTTTGCTGCTGAATATCCCACCCAACAAGACTCTGTTGCGTCGCCATCTCGCCACGCATTTCAACCTGCTGATTGGTTCAGAGGCTCAGCAGCTCAAACAGGAGTGTCTGGAAAACCCAGACTACACTTTGCTTACTGCAACCACCAAGGTCAAG CCAAAGAAACTGTCATTCGGTAACTTTGGTAGTCTAAGGAAGAAAAAGCAGGACGAGAATGAAGAGTATGTGTGTCCAATGGATGTGGAGATGCCAAAGGGAAGAAGCTTCCAAAAAGGCTTCGAGCTTCAAATCTATGAAGACGACCTTGACAGACTAGAGCAG ATGGAAGACTCTGAGGGAACTGTGAGACAGATTGGAGCCTTCTCTGAGGGGATCCAGAATCTGACG AGCATGCTTAAAGACGACGAGTTCTTCAAAGAGATTTCACATTCACCAAACCCCAGCTTAACAGACGACGACTCCAACGCCTGA